TTTGCATCAATTTCAatgatcttaaaatatattatcaacattgaattcatttatattcattgcttggctttaaatttcaaattgtgtaaaatttgatagtacatatatatttctgtttctTCTAATAGATATTGATCTGGCAGTAAGATATAACCTAACTTTGCTTCATTAAATGtacattattaaacaattataatttaaaatagaaaatgaatattgaaagttACGATTCTTTTTCAACAATCATTTacgatatgaatatatttttacatatatctcagaaatttatccaaacaataattaatatatacgtataagtaaaaattgtgCTTGACTATATATTTGAAGATCATTGAAATCTATGAAGATCGATGTATTTCAAGATTTCTctgcttaaaataaaatcaaacacGATATAATACGAACGATACTTAAcgagattgaaattaaaattgcctATTAAATACGTAAATACaaactgaaataaatttaccaTCGATAGTATTGTCTCACCGATATTTGATCTCGAGTCGAATTACATTGCTCGCATATCGCGATGTGTTAAGAAGACTCCCTTCCCATTGGTGGAGAATTTTTCGCAATTACACCGTAGacataaaatatcgattgtaGCTTGTTAAACATCATCGAAGAAATAACGCTAGAGAGAAGTGATTCATGGAAGGGGGAATTTTAGGCACAGGACTGTCGGATACCAGCAGCACCGGTTCGGCGCGAGACACGCCTCCGCCTCCGAGACCACCGGCTAGGAGACCTCCTGGTGCGGACATTACCGACATCGCGGAATACACGCCCCACGCGTACTGCAACATCCAGCCCCCGGACGTGACGCACACAAGCAACACACCGGCCGCTCAACAGTCGGCCAGGCGACCGGGCGCCGACCGTGTCAATCGTTACCATGTGGTCGAGGATCAGAACAACACCGGGACTACCGGCCGTTGGAAAGTGTCAGCGAAAATTCAACAATTGCTCAATACATTGAAACGGCCGAAACGTCGCCCATTGCCCGAATTCTACGAGGACGACGACATCGAGCTCGAAATCGCGGCCAATCCCAAAGACCCGAACGCCCCGAAACCCGAGGGCGGTTCTATGACCTCCGCGGTCGGTGAACCAGTATCGGTCGCCGCGGGCCTGCCGAGGTCACTCGAGGTCGCCATACAGAGGTAAGCAACCGGGCGAGTCGATTACACTTTTcaactttcttcctttttttatttttaggtaCAGTGGAGAACGgattacgaaattttttagCGGTTAATCTAGCCGTCTGAACTAATTGTTATTGCatcgttgaatttttaatgtcatttatatgttataaagttttattaatattcgtcgTCGATTTAAGtggagaaaaattacaattaatcatttttttatcctcaATTGTTCAATATTGTAAACTGTATCTATTTACAAAGGTATTGAATAGATATAGTaagattaagaataaaataaaatttgttgcagaaattcaaatttctataatttttatcatatagtACTTTAATCTGATATAAATCTGATAgaattaagttatttttaaatatagtgaaaattatagaaatttaaatatttgcaattaaattggactatatatgtttaaattgaatcaatctattatgtatttttttgcttatttcttttatatctatatttgaaataaaaaattaacattgttatatatatttatatcagtgaataattattatttgaaaattgttattattatgaattttaaacacaataattgaaatactttCATATcacaattcatttaattattattaattgtaaaacatattggaaaaaattagataaatttcacattatattataaatcttttttactttatagtgtgtttaaaaataaaattattttttatcctattaaaaatgcattttccTGTAAATATGAgaggaaatggaaattttacagaatgttgtatagaatttataattttgttataaagattggattatatttctaaaaaggtTTAACTCTCTATTGCATGAATCTACTTAatctacttaaaaataaaacaatattctaacagcattcttattttttaaaatctttgaaatttaaatcttcaatTGGAATGCAATAGAGGGTTAAAAAACACTCTCATGTAATATCTGgaaaatgtttcataaaatgtTTGTCATCGCAGGTATGGTTCAGCATCATACAAAGCACCAGTGGCGACCGTTCTTGATCCAAATGGCAAGCTTTGCGTAACATTGACCTATGGAAAACTTCTAAGTCGTTCTCACAAGATAGCCTACACACTATTAAACAAGGCTCTAAGTCGTGGCGGTGATTGTTGTTTAAAACCTGGGGATCGAATTGCCTTGGTTTATCCAAACAACGATCCGATAAGCTTCATGTGCGCCTTCTATGGTTGCCTTCAAGCTGGTATTGTACCTGTGCCCATCGAAGTTCCTTTAACTCGTCGAGACGCAGGTTCCCAGCAAATCGGTTTCCTCTTGGGCAGCTGTGGAATTCAGGTgaattaaaaggaataattctgttagtaattatttaaaatagaatagttATCTCATCACACATCTTTAtgactttctttcttttatgtttttttaaaattattaacaaaatattttatatcaacatcatatttttaagatcTGGAACGGATTTGAACTTAAATTAGATAGGAATTGAATTCCATCTTTAATCCAAGCTCTTTTTAACAATTGCACAgggtttgaatttatttatccttgTATTGGAACTCAATCAAAATTACTAAACATTTCTATATAACTATTAACTGGATCTTCTgagattcttattaaatttaaactaatcTATTCTGAACATCTAAATACAATATCCAAAcctatttcatcaaaatatttacatgacatagagaataaaaaatatttttgtatgcatctcaaaaattaattatgcataaaaaatattattgagtgACAAGTCATCATAAAAACTTGTTAAATTGATTaccaataattttctataataattattatagaaaatattatattataattctataatattattcttgactatatatatcatttctaGGTGGCATTAACCAGCGAAGCTTGTCTGAAAGGTCTGCCAAAGACGGCTGCAGGCGAGGTAGTAGCATTCAAAGGTTGGCCAAAGCTCCATTGGTTTGTCACAGAGCATTTGGGCAAAACGCCGAAGGATTGGCTACCGCCACCTCGGTTAACCGACGACACACCGGCGTATATAGAGTATACCACGGACAAAGATGGGTCGGTGATGGGTGTGACAGTGACAAGATCGGCGATGCTGGCACATTGTCGAGCTCTGACGCAAGCCTGTGGCTATACGGAAGGAGAGAACGCCGTGTGCGTTTTGGACTTCAAACGGGAGGTTGGTCTGTGGCATAGCACCCTCACCAGCGTTCTGAACGGGATGCACGTGATTTTTATCCCGTACGCTCTGATGAAAGTAAATCCTGCGAGTTGGATGCAAATGATCACCAAGCATCGTGCTAGCGTAGCTGTGGTCAAGTCTCGAGACCTTCACTGGGGCCTCTTGGCTACTAAAGATCATAAGGATATCTCGTTGTCATCACTGAGGCTGTTGCTGGTTGCCGATGGTGCTAATCCCTGGTCTCTTTCCTCGTGTGACCAATTTCTCTCAGTTTTCCAGTCCAAAGGCTTGCGACCAGATGCTGTCTGCCCGTGTGCATCCTCCAGCGAGGCTCTAACGGTGTCCGTCAGGAGACCAGGCCGAGCTGGAGTAAACGCTACTGGACGTGGTGTCCTCTCTATGTCTGGGTTGAGTTACGGTGTTGTTAGAGTAGATCAAGAGAATTCTCTTACCTCTTTGACTCTTCAAGATTGCGGCCAAGTCATGCCCGGAAGTAAGTTTTCACCACAAACATCCATgcacataataataatctgatTAATTGTCGCGCGATGAGAATATGTTGTCTTAAGTTTCTAATTGCAtatgattcaaaaaattcgaGTTCCTCCTTAAACAGTAAAGATTTAAGTGAGCAGAAAGTGTGACAATTAATCAGAAactattaaagtaaatttgagacatttattattgtgtgattaatcttttcttgaaggtaaaataatttgttacatgatatataatttaaacaacaGAATCCTTTAATCTTACATTCTCTGAAAATACtatatttgtgaataaaaataagaataattagaaattaaaataatatttattaactttcaataatttgagacatttattattgtgtgattaatcttttcttgaaggtaaaataatttgttacatgatgtataatttaaacaacagaatcttttaatcttaCATTCTCTGAAAATACtatatttgtgaataaaaataagaataattagaaattaaaataatatttattaactttcaataatttgagatatttattattgtgtgattaatcttttcttgaagacaaaataatttgttacatgatatataatttaaacaacagaatcttttaatcttaCATTCTCTGAAAATACtatatttgtgaataaaaataagaataattagaaattaaaataatatttattaactttcaataattagaaatagttgtatatttatgattatagcACATTATAGcaacaaaaacaataaatcattttttttttaatataatttaatatattagtaatattttctttttaaaatttacttttcaattttctttatatcattgttatatataataatacatgtaCATtactttgttaaaattataaatatcttaaattgatctatttgatatttgaaataaaacttcAAGAAGAAATATCGTATTTCGACTCATACTCAACACtcccaataataattaaaaaaaaaaaaaaatcaaattgacaATGCTTTCCTTCTCTATAGGTATCGTAGTGGTAATCAAAATGGAAGGACAGCCATTCATCTGCAAAACGGACGAAGTAGGCGAGATATGCGTGCATAGTTCAGCGACTGGAAACCAATATTGGGGATTACAAGGATTGACGAATAACACGTTCAAAGTTTCCCCACTTCAAGCCGATGGAAGTCCGCTTGGCGATGTGGAATATACTCGTTCTGGTTTATTGGGTTTCCTGGGCCCTGGTGGTCTTGTGTTCGTTTGCGGATCGCGCGATGGTCTTATGACTGTCACCGGAAGGAAGCATAACGCCGACGATATTATCGCTACAGTGTTGGCCGTCGAAcccatgaaatttatttatcgcggGAGAATAGCAGTTTTCAGTGTACGTGTCCTGAGAGATGAACGAATATGCGTCGTTGCGGAACAACGACCCGATTGCAGCGAAGAGGaagtatgtttttttttttttttttacaaaattcattattttacacTTACTgttctctctttatatatatataaaacttattccCACAGAGTTTCCAATGGATGTCTCGTGTCCTCCAAGCGGTAGATTCCATTCACGCGGTTGGAATATATTGTTTGGCATTGGTCCCGCCAAATTACCTCCCGAAAACGCCGCTAGGCGGCATTCATCTGTCGGAAACGAAACGACGTTTCTTAGAGGGTACCCTACATCCGGCTAATGTTCTTCTTTGTCCGCACACTTGCGTTACGAATCTACCGAAACCACGCGAAGTCCATTCAGGTAAGAGATTGCATATTCACCTGTGAGTACTATTCCCGAAAACCAGGTGTCGATTAAAGTTACGGACTTTCGATGAATTACATGAATGTCAGCAAGTACAAAGACatatatacacttttttttttttttcgttgtaatattacttcgtttcttttctttgcgtATTACAATTTAAGCGAAAAACCCAAGAAATTGATACGTGAAATTCAATCAATCTAATGTTAGATAGAATTTGGTGatatggaaaaattggaaaatttcatcaatttgttGGATAATTTCgcttaaatatacatatattatatatatatatgagaatgATTAATGGGAGAATGAATGAGcagtttctttattattaattcgcgcgattatcgaatttcgctctattcaaaaattctcaTTAACGCGAAGGAACGTAACACTTATATATACGCTTTCTTATAAAGTTATCAGTAGGCTTCAGTAACTTAGCACAAATGTACAAAGTATATAACTGTCTCTTGCTACATATCATGTATTGTTAACCCCCACccaactaaaatatttaatgcttAGCATGttgttctattatttttgcccttctttcttttggcTGAGTTCCGAACACCCTGTAGCAGTCCTATAGACGAATTATTTCTTAGCGatgtgagatttttttttttttttcctttcatctttttcgtatatatatatatatacaaacgtatatatatctaataacttTTAACTGTGCATCCATgatgaagaatatatttttttatacgaatgcttttaattaatttcacatcGCTATTTTTCATCGTACGTTTGAAGAAGCActgaattattttgtttattaagtaTGTACAGTCCATGGAATGCCCAAAGCACGTCTATTATAAAGAACGTGCGTTTAATCACCTTTCGACATATAACGAACCAGTTCACGTACCTAGCTTTGATTTTCCGGCCTCAGTCAGGGGAGAGTGTGTGAGCTACTCATTATTGGGTTGAGTGTTTGTGTTGGTTTACTAACGGAATGGTGCGGGGGCGTGTAGCGGGGGATTCTGTTGCAGACGTTGGTCCGGCCAGTGTCATGGTGGGCAACATTGTTCAGGGTAATAGACTGGCATCGGCTCAAGGACGAGATATGGGTGTCTTAGATGAGGACAGTGATAATGCTAAAAAGGTTGGTCGATATAAAAagacttaatttttataatcttgaaatatgTTGTTAATCATAAttccaaacaattttttcttaataatatataatacacacTTATATcagaatctataatatttcaagatcattaaaatagatataatttcataaatatatgatctctttatttttgtaaataattatcatattgtttttttattagaaaaaaattttcttattatctcttcttttatatatatatattagttctcattttgttttatttatatattacattttgattttcaGTATCAATTCATTTCGGAAATACTGCGATGGCGTGCTGTCAGTACTTCTGATCATGTAATCTTCACGTCATTAAATGCAAAAGGAGCTGTAGCAACTTCTTTATCGTGCTCGCAATTGCACAAAAAAGCTGAACGAATCGGAAATTTGTTGTTGGATCGTGGAAGAATCAATACAGGAGACCACGTAGCATTAATATTTCCTCCTGGTACAGACTTGATATGCGCATTTTATGGTTGCCTTTATGTTGGCGCCGTGCCAGTTACAATTAGGCCACCTCATCCACAAAACCTCCAAACTACTTTACCAACTGTTCGTATGATTGTGGATGTCAGTAAGTCTGTGCTCGTGCTCACGAATCAAAATATCCTGAAACTATTGAAAACAAAGGTACATTGATACGTTGTGTTTCTAACATTTCTACATATTCTATGCGATGCAATTaatgttttgtttttaacTCTTTAACTGCTaaacttgaataatttaaatattaaatttcatttattaaacgagaatatgaaaatatattaaattatgaaagcaGTTAAAGtgttaaattatgttttataaatcgttaataattattctctatAATACAGGAAGCGAACAATGTTGTTGACATTAAGAGTTGGCCAACAATCCTCGATATGGACGACATGCCAAAGAAGAAGTTACCTGTCATGTATCGAGCGCCCACGGCAGAGATGCTGGCTTACTTAGATTTCAGCGTCTCTACAACAGGAATGCTTGCAGGAATTAAAATGTCTCATGCAGCAGTGACGTCTCTTTGTCGTGCCATGAAACTTGCCTGTGAATTGTATCCATCCAGGCATATCGCTCTGTGTTTAGATCCTTATTCTGGATTAGGATTCGCCCTTTGGTGTTTGAGTAGTATATATAGCGGTCATCATTCCATACTTATACCACCGTCTGAGGTTTGTTcctataaattattcgtaaacACGAGAATcaaagaaatgtttttaatatctttctttgTAGGTTGAAGTTAATCCAGCCTTATGGTTATCAGCAGTTAGTCAATCCAGAGTAAGAGACACGTTTTGTTCTTACGGTGTAATGGAGTTGTGTACCAAGGGTCTCGGTTCTTCTGTTCATGCTCTAAAAGCAAGAGGCGTTAGTTTGGCCTGCGTCAGAACGTGTGTTGTCGTAGCTGAAGAAAGACCTCGAATCGCACTTACTACGAGCTTCAGTAAACTTTTCTCTGCTCTTGGTTTAAGTCCACGTGCTGTCTCGACTTCTTTCGGGTGTAGAGTAAACACAGCTATTTGCTTACAGGTTTgattacttataaattaacatGTTACAAAGTAttgatgtttttaatttattaattaatattgttgaaaCATAGGGTGCATCGAGTCCAGAACCTTCTACAGTATACGTTGATCTCCGCGCATTGCGCAATGACCGAGTATCTCTAGTTGAAAGAGGTAGTCCACATTCTTTATGCCTGATGGAATCGGGTAAATTGTTACCTGGAGTGAAGGTGATTATTGCCAATCCAGAAACGAAAGGACAATGCGGAGATTCTCATTTAGGAGAAATTTGGGTGCAATCTGCTCATAATGCCAGTGGCTATTTCACGATATATGGTGACGAGAGCGATTACGCTGATCACTTCAATGCCCGTCTCGTAACTGGGAATACAAATGAAGTTTACGCCAGAACTGGTTATCTTGGTTTCTTAAGACGTACCGAAAGCGTTCAGCAATCGGTTATCAGTGATATTCCTGGTGATACTTCTGCCGAAGCGGATCTTGTTCCTGGCGATTCTGAATTACATGATGCTGTGTTCGTAGTTGGTGCCCTCGATGAGGCCATTCTACTCAGAGGAATGCGATATCACCCGATTGACATTGAGAATAGCGTGATGAGATGTCATAAGAAAATAGCAGAATGGTAAGTGTGCGTGTAGATGCAAACGtgttgaaaattgtaaatcaattattacaacaatattattataataacaataagaaaGAAGCAATATTAAGCATAATCCataattcttctatttattgattgtaaatacaaaatatttatacgattcACAGTGCCGTATTTACATGGACCAACCTCCTAGTAGTAGTGGTGGAACTTGACGGAAGTGAAAGCGAAGCTTTAGATCTCGTGGCATTGGTTACCAGCGCTGTTCTAGAAGAACATCATCTGGTAG
The window above is part of the Apis mellifera strain DH4 linkage group LG11, Amel_HAv3.1, whole genome shotgun sequence genome. Proteins encoded here:
- the LOC408342 gene encoding disco-interacting protein 2 isoform X9, whose product is MQGRPKPSLPMPSKRTSVMARSPDRERRDSGESSSDEDSVVTEESPGAGGPTGTGLSDTSSTGSARDTPPPPRPPARRPPGADITDIAEYTPHAYCNIQPPDVTHTSNTPAAQQSARRPGADRVNRYHVVEDQNNTGTTGRWKVSAKIQQLLNTLKRPKRRPLPEFYEDDDIELEIAANPKDPNAPKPEGGSMTSAVGEPVSVAAGLPRSLEVAIQRYGSASYKAPVATVLDPNGKLCVTLTYGKLLSRSHKIAYTLLNKALSRGGDCCLKPGDRIALVYPNNDPISFMCAFYGCLQAGIVPVPIEVPLTRRDAGSQQIGFLLGSCGIQVALTSEACLKGLPKTAAGEVVAFKGWPKLHWFVTEHLGKTPKDWLPPPRLTDDTPAYIEYTTDKDGSVMGVTVTRSAMLAHCRALTQACGYTEGENAVCVLDFKREVGLWHSTLTSVLNGMHVIFIPYALMKVNPASWMQMITKHRASVAVVKSRDLHWGLLATKDHKDISLSSLRLLLVADGANPWSLSSCDQFLSVFQSKGLRPDAVCPCASSSEALTVSVRRPGRAGVNATGRGVLSMSGLSYGVVRVDQENSLTSLTLQDCGQVMPGSIVVVIKMEGQPFICKTDEVGEICVHSSATGNQYWGLQGLTNNTFKVSPLQADGSPLGDVEYTRSGLLGFLGPGGLVFVCGSRDGLMTVTGRKHNADDIIATVLAVEPMKFIYRGRIAVFSVRVLRDERICVVAEQRPDCSEEESFQWMSRVLQAVDSIHAVGIYCLALVPPNYLPKTPLGGIHLSETKRRFLEGTLHPANVLLCPHTCVTNLPKPREVHSAGDSVADVGPASVMVGNIVQGNRLASAQGRDMGVLDEDSDNAKKYQFISEILRWRAVSTSDHVIFTSLNAKGAVATSLSCSQLHKKAERIGNLLLDRGRINTGDHVALIFPPGTDLICAFYGCLYVGAVPVTIRPPHPQNLQTTLPTVRMIVDVSKSVLVLTNQNILKLLKTKEANNVVDIKSWPTILDMDDMPKKKLPVMYRAPTAEMLAYLDFSVSTTGMLAGIKMSHAAVTSLCRAMKLACELYPSRHIALCLDPYSGLGFALWCLSSIYSGHHSILIPPSEVEVNPALWLSAVSQSRVRDTFCSYGVMELCTKGLGSSVHALKARGVSLACVRTCVVVAEERPRIALTTSFSKLFSALGLSPRAVSTSFGCRVNTAICLQGASSPEPSTVYVDLRALRNDRVSLVERGSPHSLCLMESGKLLPGVKVIIANPETKGQCGDSHLGEIWVQSAHNASGYFTIYGDESDYADHFNARLVTGNTNEVYARTGYLGFLRRTESVQQSVISDIPGDTSAEADLVPGDSELHDAVFVVGALDEAILLRGMRYHPIDIENSVMRCHKKIAECAVFTWTNLLVVVVELDGSESEALDLVALVTSAVLEEHHLVVGVVVVVDPGVVPINSRGEKQRMHLRDGFLADQLDPIYVAYNM
- the LOC408342 gene encoding disco-interacting protein 2 isoform X4, with amino-acid sequence MRPLSFENLRRLVGRKKDRNEPSFKRSESFKRISIRKSYLDRGKRRNKLQKSLEPTVAPSVDAKLDEKCIEKQTIINEPKPKKLQDDTLSRESISYDEWLQGVSSSSREKLDEAHREQQQSNKQNKQHVSGKNNVSKFQKQIEADHVAEDLKVLDLDASPVLASKPFRISNETIQEKNNHQDILQVQEPFIEGPPSVSINLGRIWRDAVPMPFPSSSGPSIHHSLDSALKERKSQPTVARTVSAPEKSVTGKDITSAFGFSLRIAKLADFRAGGTRNGFFNRRTKKPSPSVSAEGYFKRTNASRRSSSRRRGKRTSQRVKKSQPQPQPVARSNSPVWFVPPERRRSKRQRRVWREIRYFPEAEIPVIERIDDYSSNLSDDQFDDLKLLLSGDFNDRREGGLNSLVSSSLGSFSATSSSSSACRAPKISDFNEDKLFSEELRTSGVLARRTIWRPMTSNYFASNQFLSFLSKGSSNLIGKEKTRIDSSLYYRCLSSTDSETEDETTNHHLERRKSTRAMHRQQHLKRQRSGLRRRPLRRKSQLRKASGQPVFLVRKCSSLRKRPRDITQKGYEKKRTRLLQQYASKQLGGRLVPGGIASPPGSGGSTGNTGNSNSAAARRGNRRLTRNESRYHSEVRQEAVQQALAAMQGRPKPSLPMPSKRTSVMARSPDRERRDSGESSSDEDSVVTEESPGAGGPTGTGLSDTSSTGSARDTPPPPRPPARRPPGADITDIAEYTPHAYCNIQPPDVTHTSNTPAAQQSARRPGADRVNRYHVVEDQNNTGTTGRWKVSAKIQQLLNTLKRPKRRPLPEFYEDDDIELEIAANPKDPNAPKPEGGSMTSAVGEPVSVAAGLPRSLEVAIQRYGSASYKAPVATVLDPNGKLCVTLTYGKLLSRSHKIAYTLLNKALSRGGDCCLKPGDRIALVYPNNDPISFMCAFYGCLQAGIVPVPIEVPLTRRDAGSQQIGFLLGSCGIQVALTSEACLKGLPKTAAGEVVAFKGWPKLHWFVTEHLGKTPKDWLPPPRLTDDTPAYIEYTTDKDGSVMGVTVTRSAMLAHCRALTQACGYTEGENAVCVLDFKREVGLWHSTLTSVLNGMHVIFIPYALMKVNPASWMQMITKHRASVAVVKSRDLHWGLLATKDHKDISLSSLRLLLVADGANPWSLSSCDQFLSVFQSKGLRPDAVCPCASSSEALTVSVRRPGRAGVNATGRGVLSMSGLSYGVVRVDQENSLTSLTLQDCGQVMPGSIVVVIKMEGQPFICKTDEVGEICVHSSATGNQYWGLQGLTNNTFKVSPLQADGSPLGDVEYTRSGLLGFLGPGGLVFVCGSRDGLMTVTGRKHNADDIIATVLAVEPMKFIYRGRIAVFSVRVLRDERICVVAEQRPDCSEEESFQWMSRVLQAVDSIHAVGIYCLALVPPNYLPKTPLGGIHLSETKRRFLEGTLHPANVLLCPHTCVTNLPKPREVHSAGDSVADVGPASVMVGNIVQGNRLASAQGRDMGVLDEDSDNAKKYQFISEILRWRAVSTSDHVIFTSLNAKGAVATSLSCSQLHKKAERIGNLLLDRGRINTGDHVALIFPPGTDLICAFYGCLYVGAVPVTIRPPHPQNLQTTLPTVRMIVDVSKSVLVLTNQNILKLLKTKEANNVVDIKSWPTILDMDDMPKKKLPVMYRAPTAEMLAYLDFSVSTTGMLAGIKMSHAAVTSLCRAMKLACELYPSRHIALCLDPYSGLGFALWCLSSIYSGHHSILIPPSEVEVNPALWLSAVSQSRVRDTFCSYGVMELCTKGLGSSVHALKARGVSLACVRTCVVVAEERPRIALTTSFSKLFSALGLSPRAVSTSFGCRVNTAICLQGASSPEPSTVYVDLRALRNDRVSLVERGSPHSLCLMESGKLLPGVKVIIANPETKGQCGDSHLGEIWVQSAHNASGYFTIYGDESDYADHFNARLVTGNTNEVYARTGYLGFLRRTESVQQSVISDIPGDTSAEADLVPGDSELHDAVFVVGALDEAILLRGMRYHPIDIENSVMRCHKKIAECAVFTWTNLLVVVVELDGSESEALDLVALVTSAVLEEHHLVVGVVVVVDPGVVPINSRGEKQRMHLRDGFLADQLDPIYVAYNM
- the LOC408342 gene encoding disco-interacting protein 2 homolog A isoform X5; protein product: MRPLSFENLRRLVGRKKDRNEPSFKRSESFKRISIRKSYLDRGKRRNKLQKSLEPTVAPSVDAKLDEKCIEKQTIINEPKPKKLQDDTLSRESISYDEWLQGVSSSSREKLDEAHREQQQSNKQNKQHVSGKNNVSKFQKQIEADHVAEDLKVLDLDASPVLASKPFRISNETIQEKNNHQDILQVQEPFIEGPPSVSINLGRIWRDAVPMPFPSSSGPSIHHSLDSALKERKSQPTVARTVSAPEKSVTGKDITSAFGFSLRIAKLADFRAGGTRNGFFNRRTKKPSPSVSAEGYFKRTNASRRSSSRRRGKRTSQRVKKSQPQPQPVARSNSPVWFVPPERRRSKRQRRVWREIRYFPEAEIPVIERIDDYSSNLSDDQFDDLKLLLSGDFNDRREGGLNSLVSSSLGSFSATSSSSSACRAPKISDFNEDKLFSEELRTSGVLARRTIWRPMTSNYFASNQFLSFLSKGSSNLIGKEKTRIDSSLYYRCLSSTDSETEDETTNHHLERRKSTRAMHRQQHLKRQRSGLRRRPLRRKSQLRKASGQPVFLVRKCSSLRKRPRDITQKGYEKKRTRLLQQYASKQLEVRQEAVQQALAAMQGRPKPSLPMPSKRTSVMARSPDRERRDSGESSSDEDSVVTEESPGAGGPTGTGLSDTSSTGSARDTPPPPRPPARRPPGADITDIAEYTPHAYCNIQPPDVTHTSNTPAAQQSARRPGADRVNRYHVVEDQNNTGTTGRWKVSAKIQQLLNTLKRPKRRPLPEFYEDDDIELEIAANPKDPNAPKPEGGSMTSAVGEPVSVAAGLPRSLEVAIQRYGSASYKAPVATVLDPNGKLCVTLTYGKLLSRSHKIAYTLLNKALSRGGDCCLKPGDRIALVYPNNDPISFMCAFYGCLQAGIVPVPIEVPLTRRDAGSQQIGFLLGSCGIQVALTSEACLKGLPKTAAGEVVAFKGWPKLHWFVTEHLGKTPKDWLPPPRLTDDTPAYIEYTTDKDGSVMGVTVTRSAMLAHCRALTQACGYTEGENAVCVLDFKREVGLWHSTLTSVLNGMHVIFIPYALMKVNPASWMQMITKHRASVAVVKSRDLHWGLLATKDHKDISLSSLRLLLVADGANPWSLSSCDQFLSVFQSKGLRPDAVCPCASSSEALTVSVRRPGRAGVNATGRGVLSMSGLSYGVVRVDQENSLTSLTLQDCGQVMPGSIVVVIKMEGQPFICKTDEVGEICVHSSATGNQYWGLQGLTNNTFKVSPLQADGSPLGDVEYTRSGLLGFLGPGGLVFVCGSRDGLMTVTGRKHNADDIIATVLAVEPMKFIYRGRIAVFSVRVLRDERICVVAEQRPDCSEEESFQWMSRVLQAVDSIHAVGIYCLALVPPNYLPKTPLGGIHLSETKRRFLEGTLHPANVLLCPHTCVTNLPKPREVHSAGDSVADVGPASVMVGNIVQGNRLASAQGRDMGVLDEDSDNAKKYQFISEILRWRAVSTSDHVIFTSLNAKGAVATSLSCSQLHKKAERIGNLLLDRGRINTGDHVALIFPPGTDLICAFYGCLYVGAVPVTIRPPHPQNLQTTLPTVRMIVDVSKSVLVLTNQNILKLLKTKEANNVVDIKSWPTILDMDDMPKKKLPVMYRAPTAEMLAYLDFSVSTTGMLAGIKMSHAAVTSLCRAMKLACELYPSRHIALCLDPYSGLGFALWCLSSIYSGHHSILIPPSEVEVNPALWLSAVSQSRVRDTFCSYGVMELCTKGLGSSVHALKARGVSLACVRTCVVVAEERPRIALTTSFSKLFSALGLSPRAVSTSFGCRVNTAICLQGASSPEPSTVYVDLRALRNDRVSLVERGSPHSLCLMESGKLLPGVKVIIANPETKGQCGDSHLGEIWVQSAHNASGYFTIYGDESDYADHFNARLVTGNTNEVYARTGYLGFLRRTESVQQSVISDIPGDTSAEADLVPGDSELHDAVFVVGALDEAILLRGMRYHPIDIENSVMRCHKKIAECAVFTWTNLLVVVVELDGSESEALDLVALVTSAVLEEHHLVVGVVVVVDPGVVPINSRGEKQRMHLRDGFLADQLDPIYVAYNM